A region of Anopheles merus strain MAF chromosome 2R, AmerM5.1, whole genome shotgun sequence DNA encodes the following proteins:
- the LOC121587963 gene encoding polyadenylate-binding protein-interacting protein 2B has translation MKMKMPDNNIGGSSSNTYTHITLHAGNGFNRGAGGGGGGGDAETVAARNTAIPYPNDPYDSDGDSMSTPPNEEATGPADDFAEYMWMENEDEFDMQEMQRLEEEELMDQCIEAMMMDEMASAERMASTALVGNVPRESGLMNILSSLQLDKEGQQGQQTRQPKDVNVEKSTLNPLAAEFVPSLRALVAPTSY, from the exons atgaaaatgaagatGCCCGACAACAACATCGGCGGCAGCAGCTCgaacacctacacacacatcacCCTGCACGCGGGCAACGGGTTCAATCGGGGCgctggtggcggcggcggtggaggCGACGCAGAAACGGTGGCGGCCCGCAACACCGCGATCCCGTATCCGAACGATCCGTACGACTCGGACGGGGACAGCATGAGCACACCGCCCAACGAGGAAGCCACTGGCCCAGCGGACGACTTTGCTGAGTACATGTGGATGGAGAACGAGGACGAGTTCGACATGCAGGAGATGCAACGGCTAGAGGAGGAAGAGCTGATGGACCAGTGCATCGaggcgatgatgatggatgAGATGGCTTCGGCGGAGCGGATGGCTTCGACGGCGCTGGTAGGCAATGTGCCGAGAGAAAG CGGTCTGATGAACATCCTGTCCAGCCTACAGCTCGACAAAGAGGGACAGCAGGGGCAGCAGACCCGCCAGCCCAAGGATGTGAACGTGGAGAAATCGACGCTAAACCCACTGGCCGCCGAGTTTGTGCCATCGCTGCGTGCGCTCGTCGCTCCAACGTCCTACTGA
- the LOC121587952 gene encoding uncharacterized protein LOC121587952 isoform X2 has product MGDNNKNEYYFGNLPKSATEGELRTFLKDCGKITGFEYRLAKCTYCPTKIAYVKFAESLGREKELDLNKQMFKEKRLFCASTRAEPFFTPLLSVVVRYLNEHITEEDLYAHFEAVGSVECVQKPSQNYAYVSFKDNASIKAAMELKKSLKGIEPYIVEVKRKISMFLEQKKAVAYTSIRDKCDKLDLVYDPDAEHETTLLVTNIPRNTEEDDVVEFLGRFGKIVDWEMQKSASCVMSNIGYVTYQHPKMARTAFLHAPLNFQGFGMEVYNRLLGYTSNPSEQAVIIQRTSVYITNDEIFETFSEHGRVEYIQRIDAVNYNTIVRMDSEKAARDVNLLKLVAGETVAIRPYSAKRYVTPTYAPRSTDTRTPPRRTRKENMLLHINDIEERKNMSVLPTAFNPQYCNPNPQYYRNEVQVWNYGPRQGLIEFRDYFKKYGTVINLRELKEYSSSPIRVAYLSFETKLEAKRVCKLNNSFMCSRRLVILMADHCIVHDPKLCVKVTDLTEEIADEDIYDRFSMIGDVKYVYRPKVEVAIVCMAKEKCQARAMKVMCVGRFCVTVSSLPGSNNPQQGMGGAQTNDGPPGMMQNSAPINPNVGPGAASGAPWSGPVQNAPMGPRPMRPMGPVGPMGPVGPMGPVGPMGPMGPMGPMTPMGPMTPMGPMGPMGPMGPSNPGGLGSWIPPPMSGGMSRPAGPMSGGPMQLGGQEISPRMRGLMQTVEAQMIKCKNFTALSMANQFNLVRDIVNQCVTFPYFLSLSGDDKIRYLINGDSGFQQLSSFTLFTYPEQLQMLSIIEDYYRSTSEPGSLPPRSASTPSNTLVVLTNDTGVEAPSPESAPIDREFSPTGEQDVDDDDDIPPAPSPPPAPSFRSRSPTPTNDEDEWKSASTGSINGSEVQKRLLESFAAASAQNKRAKTGLDPPAYKRANWPERPFVQVSNLPKKASKQYVAKLFSHYGKVEFVSETKTFTPDSKTMIVKFETMYQAYMALEQNLKTVLGRLIRVTVHETRYKMSANRGIGVTCNGPYSEVEIFETFKSCGNIVFMRTVGTPGNEVCVLDYQNKDSAAAALKITYLHNGSRCKAVPYSLPPPPEEMNDDKVVLE; this is encoded by the exons ATGGGAG acaataataaaaacgaataTTATTTCGGcaatttgccgaaatctgccacGGAAGGTGAGTTACGAACCTTTCTTAAAGATTGTGGAAAGATAACCGGGTTCGAGTATCGACTGGCTAAGTGTACATACTGTCCGACAAAGATTGCGTACGTAAAGTTTGCTGAAAGTTTGGGTCGGGAAAAGGAACTGGATCTGAATAAGCAAATGTTCAAGGAAAAGCGGCTGTTCTGCGCTAGCACGAGAGCGGAACCGTTCTTCACGCCACTACTCTCCGTTGTGGTTCGCTATCTGAACGAGC ACATCACCGAGGAAGACCTGTACGCACACTTCGAAGCAGTTGGGTCGGTTGAATGTGTACAAAAACCATCGCAGAACTATGCATACGTGTCCTTTAAGGATAACGCATCCATAAAGGCGGCAATGGAGCTGAAGAAGTCGCTGAAGGGCATCGAACCCTACATCGTAGAAGTGAAGCGAAAAATCAGTATGTTTCTAGAGCAGAAAAAGGCCGTAGCGTATACAAGCATCAGGGACAAGTGCGACAAGCTGGATCTGGTTTATGATCCAGACGCGGAACATGAAACTACAT TGCTTGTGACCAACATCCCCAGAAACACCGAGGAGGATGATGTGGTCGAATTTTTGGGCCGGTTCGGGAAGATTGTCGACTGGGAGATGCAAAAATCGGCTAGCTGCGTTATGTCCAACATTGGCTACGTCACCTATCAGCATCCGAAGATGGCGCGGACGGCATTTCTGCACGCGCCTTTGAACTTTCAGGGCTTTGGAATGGAGGTGTACAACCGATTGCTAGGGTACACGTCGAACCCTTCGGAACAAGCTGTTATCATACAGCGCACGAGTGTTT ATATAACTAACGACGAgatatttgaaacattttccgAGCATGGGCGCGTCGAATACATACAACGCATCGATGCCGTTAATTACAACACAATTGTCCGCATGGACTCCGAGAAGGCGGCCCGGGATGTTAACCTACTGAAGCTCGTCGCTGGCGAGACGGTGGCGATACGGCCGTACTCGGCAAAGCGCTACGTAACTCCCACGTACGCTCCTCGCAGCACGGATACACGCACTCCTCCAAGGCGGACGCGCAAGGAAAACATGTTACTGCACATTAACGACATCGAGGAGCGCAAGAACATGTCGGTGCTGCCAACGGCGTTCAACCCGCAGTACTGCAATCCCAACCCGCAGTACTACCGGAACGAGGTGCAGGTTTGGAATTATGGGCCGAGGCAAGGTTTGATAGAGTTTAgagattattttaaaaaatacggAACGGTAATCAATTTGCGCGAGCTGAAAGAGTACAGCTCGTCGCCGATCCGTGTCGCTTACCTTAGCTTCGAAACCAAGCTGGAAGCGAAACGCGTTTGCAAGCTCAACAATTCGTTCATGTGTTCGCGACGGCTGGTCATCCTGATGGCCGATCACTGTATCGTGCATGATCCGAAACTGTGTGTGAAAGTAACCGACCTCACGGAAGAAATAGCCGATGAGGATATTTACGACCGTTTCAGTATGATAGGCGACGTCAAGTATGTATACCGTCCCAAGGTGGAGGTAGCCATCGTGTGCATGGCCAAAGAGAAATGTCAAGCGAGGGCAATGAAAGTGATGTGTGTGGGTCGCTTTTGTGTTACTGTATCTTCCCTGCCGGGTTCGAACAATCCACAGCAGGGAATGGGCGGTGCACAGACCAACGACGGGCCGCCGGGGATGATGCAAAATTCAGCTCCCATCAACCCTAATGTGGGTCCGGGAGCTGCATCTGGCGCTCCTTGGAGCGGACCGGTGCAAAATGCTCCGATGGGGCCTAGGCCGATGCGTCCGATGGGACCGGTGGGCCCGATGGGACCGGTGGGTCCGATGGGACCGGTGGGTCCGATGGGTCCGATGGGTCCGATGGGTCCGATGACACCAATGGGACCGATGACACCGATGGGACCAATGGGACCAATGGGACCAATGGGCCCTTCTAATCCAGGTGGCCTCGGTAGCTGGATACCGCCACCAATGTCTGGTGGTATGAGTAGACCGGCTGGACCCATGTCTGGTGGACCGATGCAATTAGGCGGACAGGAAATTAGTCCGCGGATGCGAGGTTTAATGCAAACCGTCGAAGCACAAATGATCAAGTGCAAAAACTTCACCGCGCTGTCAATGGCGAATCAGTTTAACTTGGTTCGTGACATAGTCAATCAATGCGTCACTTTCCCGTACTTTTTGTCCCTGAGCGGTGATGATAAAATTCGTTACCTCATCAACGGAGACAGCGGTTTTCAGCAGTTGAGCAGCTTTACGCTCTTCACGTATCCGGAGCAGCTGCAGATGCTATCGATCATTGAGGACTACTACCGTAGCACTAGCGAACCTGGCAGCCTGCCACCTCGATCAGCCTCGACGCCATCGAACACGCTCGTAGTGCTGACCAACGATACTGGTGTGGAAGCGCCCTCGCCGGAATCAGCCCCAATAGACAGGGAGTTTTCACCGACGGGCGAACAGGATgtcgacgacgatgatgatattCCACCTGCACCATCCCCTCCACCGGCACCATCGTTTCGTTCCAGATCGCCAACTCCAACCAATGACGAGGATGAATGGAAATCCGCTTCCACCGGTTCTATCAACGGTTCGGAGGTGCAGAAGCGGCTGCTAGAAAGTTTTGCAGCAGCTAGTGCACAAAACAAGCGGGCCAAAACCGGACTGGATCCGCCCGCTTACAAACGGGCTAATTGGCCGGAAAGACCATTCGTGCAAGTTAGCAATCTTCCGAAAAAAGCCAGCAAGCAGTACGTCGCAAAGCTTTTCAGCCACTATGGCAAAGTTGAGTTCGTGTCAGAAACGAAAACCTTCACGCCTGATTCGAAAACGATGATCGTTAAGTTCGAAACCATGTATCAGGCCTATATGGCACTGGAGCAAAATCTGAAGACGGTGCTGGGACGCCTGATCCGTGTTACTGTCCACGAGACGCGCTACAAAATGAGTGCGAATCGTGGCATAGGAGTGACCTGTAATGGAC CCTATTCTGAGGTGGAAATTTTTGAAACGTTCAAGTCTTGCGGAAATATCGTTTTCATGAGAACGGTCGGAACGCCTGGAAAtgaagtgtgtgtgcttgACTATCAGAACAAAGATTCGGCGGCCGCCGCGCTCAAGATAACGTATCTGCACAACGGAAGCCGATGCAAAGCCGTGCCCTACAGTCTG CCACCTCCACCAGAAGAAATGAATGACGATAAAGTTGTGTTAGAATAA
- the LOC121587952 gene encoding uncharacterized protein LOC121587952 isoform X1, whose amino-acid sequence MGDNNKNEYYFGNLPKSATEGELRTFLKDCGKITGFEYRLAKCTYCPTKIAYVKFAESLGREKELDLNKQMFKEKRLFCASTRAEPFFTPLLSVVVRYLNEHITEEDLYAHFEAVGSVECVQKPSQNYAYVSFKDNASIKAAMELKKSLKGIEPYIVEVKRKISMFLEQKKAVAYTSIRDKCDKLDLVYDPDAEHETTLLVTNIPRNTEEDDVVEFLGRFGKIVDWEMQKSASCVMSNIGYVTYQHPKMARTAFLHAPLNFQGFGMEVYNRLLGYTSNPSEQAVIIQRTSVYITNDEIFETFSEHGRVEYIQRIDAVNYNTIVRMDSEKAARDVNLLKLVAGETVAIRPYSAKRYVTPTYAPRSTDTRTPPRRTRKENMLLHINDIEERKNMSVLPTAFNPQYCNPNPQYYRNEVQVWNYGPRQGLIEFRDYFKKYGTVINLRELKEYSSSPIRVAYLSFETKLEAKRVCKLNNSFMCSRRLVILMADHCIVHDPKLCVKVTDLTEEIADEDIYDRFSMIGDVKYVYRPKVEVAIVCMAKEKCQARAMKVMCVGRFCVTVSSLPGSNNPQQGMGGAQTNDGPPGMMQNSAPINPNVGPGAASGAPWSGPVQNAPMGPRPMRPMGPVGPMGPVGPMGPVGPMGPMGPMGPMTPMGPMTPMGPMGPMGPMGPSNPGGLGSWIPPPMSGGMSRPAGPMSGGPMQLGGQEISPRMRGLMQTVEAQMIKCKNFTALSMANQFNLVRDIVNQCVTFPYFLSLSGDDKIRYLINGDSGFQQLSSFTLFTYPEQLQMLSIIEDYYRSTSEPGSLPPRSASTPSNTLVVLTNDTGVEAPSPESAPIDREFSPTGEQDVDDDDDIPPAPSPPPAPSFRSRSPTPTNDEDEWKSASTGSINGSEVQKRLLESFAAASAQNKRAKTGLDPPAYKRANWPERPFVQVSNLPKKASKQYVAKLFSHYGKVEFVSETKTFTPDSKTMIVKFETMYQAYMALEQNLKTVLGRLIRVTVHETRYKMSANRGIGVTCNGPYSEVEIFETFKSCGNIVFMRTVGTPGNEVCVLDYQNKDSAAAALKITYLHNGSRCKAVPYSLVSFENCVNPTGTLETNSYPFAVYCSPTATSTRRNE is encoded by the exons ATGGGAG acaataataaaaacgaataTTATTTCGGcaatttgccgaaatctgccacGGAAGGTGAGTTACGAACCTTTCTTAAAGATTGTGGAAAGATAACCGGGTTCGAGTATCGACTGGCTAAGTGTACATACTGTCCGACAAAGATTGCGTACGTAAAGTTTGCTGAAAGTTTGGGTCGGGAAAAGGAACTGGATCTGAATAAGCAAATGTTCAAGGAAAAGCGGCTGTTCTGCGCTAGCACGAGAGCGGAACCGTTCTTCACGCCACTACTCTCCGTTGTGGTTCGCTATCTGAACGAGC ACATCACCGAGGAAGACCTGTACGCACACTTCGAAGCAGTTGGGTCGGTTGAATGTGTACAAAAACCATCGCAGAACTATGCATACGTGTCCTTTAAGGATAACGCATCCATAAAGGCGGCAATGGAGCTGAAGAAGTCGCTGAAGGGCATCGAACCCTACATCGTAGAAGTGAAGCGAAAAATCAGTATGTTTCTAGAGCAGAAAAAGGCCGTAGCGTATACAAGCATCAGGGACAAGTGCGACAAGCTGGATCTGGTTTATGATCCAGACGCGGAACATGAAACTACAT TGCTTGTGACCAACATCCCCAGAAACACCGAGGAGGATGATGTGGTCGAATTTTTGGGCCGGTTCGGGAAGATTGTCGACTGGGAGATGCAAAAATCGGCTAGCTGCGTTATGTCCAACATTGGCTACGTCACCTATCAGCATCCGAAGATGGCGCGGACGGCATTTCTGCACGCGCCTTTGAACTTTCAGGGCTTTGGAATGGAGGTGTACAACCGATTGCTAGGGTACACGTCGAACCCTTCGGAACAAGCTGTTATCATACAGCGCACGAGTGTTT ATATAACTAACGACGAgatatttgaaacattttccgAGCATGGGCGCGTCGAATACATACAACGCATCGATGCCGTTAATTACAACACAATTGTCCGCATGGACTCCGAGAAGGCGGCCCGGGATGTTAACCTACTGAAGCTCGTCGCTGGCGAGACGGTGGCGATACGGCCGTACTCGGCAAAGCGCTACGTAACTCCCACGTACGCTCCTCGCAGCACGGATACACGCACTCCTCCAAGGCGGACGCGCAAGGAAAACATGTTACTGCACATTAACGACATCGAGGAGCGCAAGAACATGTCGGTGCTGCCAACGGCGTTCAACCCGCAGTACTGCAATCCCAACCCGCAGTACTACCGGAACGAGGTGCAGGTTTGGAATTATGGGCCGAGGCAAGGTTTGATAGAGTTTAgagattattttaaaaaatacggAACGGTAATCAATTTGCGCGAGCTGAAAGAGTACAGCTCGTCGCCGATCCGTGTCGCTTACCTTAGCTTCGAAACCAAGCTGGAAGCGAAACGCGTTTGCAAGCTCAACAATTCGTTCATGTGTTCGCGACGGCTGGTCATCCTGATGGCCGATCACTGTATCGTGCATGATCCGAAACTGTGTGTGAAAGTAACCGACCTCACGGAAGAAATAGCCGATGAGGATATTTACGACCGTTTCAGTATGATAGGCGACGTCAAGTATGTATACCGTCCCAAGGTGGAGGTAGCCATCGTGTGCATGGCCAAAGAGAAATGTCAAGCGAGGGCAATGAAAGTGATGTGTGTGGGTCGCTTTTGTGTTACTGTATCTTCCCTGCCGGGTTCGAACAATCCACAGCAGGGAATGGGCGGTGCACAGACCAACGACGGGCCGCCGGGGATGATGCAAAATTCAGCTCCCATCAACCCTAATGTGGGTCCGGGAGCTGCATCTGGCGCTCCTTGGAGCGGACCGGTGCAAAATGCTCCGATGGGGCCTAGGCCGATGCGTCCGATGGGACCGGTGGGCCCGATGGGACCGGTGGGTCCGATGGGACCGGTGGGTCCGATGGGTCCGATGGGTCCGATGGGTCCGATGACACCAATGGGACCGATGACACCGATGGGACCAATGGGACCAATGGGACCAATGGGCCCTTCTAATCCAGGTGGCCTCGGTAGCTGGATACCGCCACCAATGTCTGGTGGTATGAGTAGACCGGCTGGACCCATGTCTGGTGGACCGATGCAATTAGGCGGACAGGAAATTAGTCCGCGGATGCGAGGTTTAATGCAAACCGTCGAAGCACAAATGATCAAGTGCAAAAACTTCACCGCGCTGTCAATGGCGAATCAGTTTAACTTGGTTCGTGACATAGTCAATCAATGCGTCACTTTCCCGTACTTTTTGTCCCTGAGCGGTGATGATAAAATTCGTTACCTCATCAACGGAGACAGCGGTTTTCAGCAGTTGAGCAGCTTTACGCTCTTCACGTATCCGGAGCAGCTGCAGATGCTATCGATCATTGAGGACTACTACCGTAGCACTAGCGAACCTGGCAGCCTGCCACCTCGATCAGCCTCGACGCCATCGAACACGCTCGTAGTGCTGACCAACGATACTGGTGTGGAAGCGCCCTCGCCGGAATCAGCCCCAATAGACAGGGAGTTTTCACCGACGGGCGAACAGGATgtcgacgacgatgatgatattCCACCTGCACCATCCCCTCCACCGGCACCATCGTTTCGTTCCAGATCGCCAACTCCAACCAATGACGAGGATGAATGGAAATCCGCTTCCACCGGTTCTATCAACGGTTCGGAGGTGCAGAAGCGGCTGCTAGAAAGTTTTGCAGCAGCTAGTGCACAAAACAAGCGGGCCAAAACCGGACTGGATCCGCCCGCTTACAAACGGGCTAATTGGCCGGAAAGACCATTCGTGCAAGTTAGCAATCTTCCGAAAAAAGCCAGCAAGCAGTACGTCGCAAAGCTTTTCAGCCACTATGGCAAAGTTGAGTTCGTGTCAGAAACGAAAACCTTCACGCCTGATTCGAAAACGATGATCGTTAAGTTCGAAACCATGTATCAGGCCTATATGGCACTGGAGCAAAATCTGAAGACGGTGCTGGGACGCCTGATCCGTGTTACTGTCCACGAGACGCGCTACAAAATGAGTGCGAATCGTGGCATAGGAGTGACCTGTAATGGAC CCTATTCTGAGGTGGAAATTTTTGAAACGTTCAAGTCTTGCGGAAATATCGTTTTCATGAGAACGGTCGGAACGCCTGGAAAtgaagtgtgtgtgcttgACTATCAGAACAAAGATTCGGCGGCCGCCGCGCTCAAGATAACGTATCTGCACAACGGAAGCCGATGCAAAGCCGTGCCCTACAGTCTGGTAAGTTTCGAAAATTGTGTCAATCCCACAGGGACGCTTGAGACGAACTCTTACCCCTTTGCCGTTTACTGTTCACCAACAGCCACCTCCACCAGAAGAAATGAATGA
- the LOC121587951 gene encoding uncharacterized protein LOC121587951, with the protein MDPNEVVYISNIPKQTSLAELHSFLRSSGNVVGSTFMRENRNDCRTKIAFVLFENEDQALEACNLDQTLFQSHRLSVLLSNDDRKFLAGFTIVIQNTSSETSEEDLFEACCRYGNVEAVQIPTNYYAFVGFAERSAAHAAQRKLDNSMLKGQQVSVKVLDEDVRVRLEDLDSYKTPRVYNELLRAKQQYFDNQQPSRGNNQNNRMNHDQDQDQYQDQQHYDNVDDDSMGQFNQNEDDYDPSMDQQQDNQQCFEEEYSPLLVYRRDVRFGKLRFQAANKTSVKVENIPRDVYDEDVVIFFQKFGPIVSIERGICLNAVFTKVYMITYENEESQQRAINCFCRQVVLSNITCTVFTMIPGEALYPVKNQSVLINYVPTYVFFDEIVQAFADVGNVLYVEKMVRNNGPTIVHFTHPISMTDACQINCIAGYTVFIMPVSQKDFQRFVSSCASLKKAAKGKVHGTSKFNYLHDIEAKEEQEKMDNIIFKTAHNPHYRNPNPNKYSFEVVLYNCPKNMKLTALKQYFNRAGEVLAMRHETSRYDPNTWKVYVSFANYLEAYRAIRLKGKLGGELIFKHIAAESPKLDCVEGIMVKVLTEENISVARVTRGFLGCGGLYFAEKVGLNEFVIIFRDLKGARIACGVRAIDRHPVEVCCLKDVLKQNGFKKGGPGAQLDDVDDVKRRPRVLLSDIFADKEVEDNPPKQQKPPKQEPVKVEVKNAPSESPKASTSGAPPPLSPDAKSDDLRKVIAEKRSSKSECQDKLSDLEEMERYIKQKEQEIQRRLQKLERDEANVTALLPSTSSKRQKSPEGKGKDSTSSSSSSRAEQSSSRSKRLSPARSDSASTSQRISTHTTTATTVSSIPTTYPAGKMMFPDQMRSVSPSDRLAHERYMQIRVEKIAITQELDSLRQRFDYRKGSRVDALRDLLAGLNREQREIQIQLEAKWRFRMPEDVNYAGSSFDASPSPPARRQNVRSRSRSPRRSPRRSPHRSYHRSPYRSLSRSRSPSPRNYGRSRSRSRSRSRSHGRSRQLTRSRTRSPVRWSRTSRSPSPQFYRQRRRRSRTPSREARPPSEPRRGYSLERDMYNIGRYNTKHQKHTVFVGNVSSKMSEREIEEIFARYGRLENVDFARRKRFGEVYFNYSNRDHAFKALEMNNVKIMGRRLRVSFNSEKPIHREGYTIYYTMRQPTDEQTIYQSYESYGEIDFIWYPENGLFGTITFRRAESATEALAVNELSDGTTIRPKPFIDKVRHVQ; encoded by the exons ATGGATCCAAACGAAGTGGTGTATATTTCTAATATTCCCAAGCAAACGTCGTTAGCGGAACTGCACAGCTTCCTGCGGTCGTCGGGAAATGTCGTCGGCTCGACGTTCATGCgtgaaaatcgaaatgatTGCCGCACCAAGATCGCCTTTGTTTTGTTCGAGAATGAAGACCAAGCGCTGGAAGCATGCAACCTGGACCAAACCCTGTTTCAGTCGCATCGGTTAAGCGTGCTGCTGTCCAATGACGACCGAAAGTTTCTTGCCGGCTTTACAATAGTGATACAAAATACGTCCTCTG AGACGAGCGAAGAGGATCTGTTCGAAGCCTGCTGCAGGTACGGAAATGTGGAAGCCGTACAGATCCCTACCAATTACTACGCGTTCGTCGGGTTTGCCGAGCGATCTGCGGCCCATGCGGCGCAACGGAAGCTGGACAATTCTATGCTCAAGGGTCAGCAGGTCTCGGTGAAGGTGCTGGACGAGGATGTGCGCGTACGGCTGGAAGATTTGGACAGCTACAAAACGCCGCGCGTGTACAACGAGCTGCTGCGCGCAAAGCAGCAGTACTTTGATAATCAACAACCGAGCAGAGGCAACAATCAGAACAACCGAATGAATCACGATCAGGATCAGGATCAGTATCAGGACCAGCAGCACTACGACAACGTGGACGATGACTCAATGGGACAGTTCAACCAGAATGAGGATGATTATGATCCGTCCATGGATCAACAGCAGGATAATCAGCAATGTTTTGAGGAAGAATACAGTCCTTTGCTCGTTTACCGGCGTGATGTGCGCTTTGGAAAGCTCCGATTTCAAGCCGCCAACAAAACGTCAG TAAAAGTGGAAAATATTCCACGAGACGTTTACGACGAAGATGTCGTTATATTCTTTCAAAAATTCGGCCCAATCGTAAGCATCGAGCGCGGCATATGTCTAAACGCGGTGTTTACGAAGGTTTACATGATCACGTACGAGAACGAAGAGTCGCAGCAGCGTGCGATCAATTGCTTTTGCCGCCAGGTAGTGCTGTCCAACATTACCTGCACCGTGTTCACCATGATTCCCGGGGAAGCACTGTATCCGGTTAAAAATCAGAGCGTGTTGATCAATTATGTGCCAACCT ATGTATTTTTCGATGAGATTGTGCAGGCATTCGCCGACGTCGGGAACGTGCTGTACGTAGAGAAAATGGTGCGCAACAATGGTCCGACGATCGTGCACTTTACGCACCCGATCAGCATGACCGATGCGTGCCAAATCAACTGCATCGCAGGCTATACGGTTTTCATTATGCCGGTAAGCCAGAAGGATTTTCAGCGATTCGTTTCCAGTTGCGCCTCCCTGAAGAAAGCCGCCAAGGGAAAGGTACATGGAACGTCAAAGTTCAACTATCTGCATGACATTGAAGCGAAGGAGGAGCAggaaaaaatggacaatatCATTTTCAAGACAGCACACAATCCCCACTATCGCAATCCTAACCCAAACAAATACAGTTTTGAAG TGGTTCTTTACAACTGTCCCAAGAATATGAAGCTAACAGCGCTGAAGCAATACTTTAATCGTGCCGGCGAAGTGTTGGCCATGCGCCATGAAACTAGCAGATATGATCCGAACACATGGAAGGTGTACGTCAGCTTCGCCAACTATCTGGAGGCGTATCGAGCCATCCGGCTGAAGGGTAAGTTAGGTGGAGAGCTGATCTTCAAACACATCGCTGCGGAAAGCCCAAAGCTCGACTGCGTCGAAGGCATAATGGTGAAAGTTCTCACAG AGGAAAATATTAGCGTGGCACGAGTCACGCGCGGCTTTCTCGGATGCGGCGGGTTGTATTTTGCCGAAAAAGTAGGTTTAAACGAATTCGTCATCATCTTTCGAGACCTTAAAGGAGCCCGTATAGCGTGTGGGGTAAGGGCTATCGATCGTCACCCAGTTGAAGTTTGCT GCCTAAAAGATGTGCTGAAACAGAATGGATTTAAAAAAGGCGGCCCAGGCGCTCAGTTGGACGACGTGGATGATGTGAAGCGGCGACCCCGCGTATTGCTTTCGGACATATTTGCCGACAAGGAAGTAGAAGACAACCCCCCGAAGCAGCAAAAGCCTCCAAAGCAGGAACCGGTAAAAGTGGAAGTAAAAAATGCACCCAGTGAATCACCCAAGGCGTCGACGAGCGGTGCTCCTCCCCCACTGTCACCGGACGCAAAATCGGATGATCTCCGGAAGGTGATAGCAGAAAAGCGCAGTAGCAAATCGGAATGTCAGGATAAGCTCAGCGATCTGGAAGAGATGGAACGCTACATTAAGCAAAAGGAGCAGGAGATCCAGCGTCGGCTGCAAAAGCTGGAGCGGGACGAAGCGAACGTAACGGCATTGCTACCCTCTACCAGCTCGAAGCGCCAAAAGTCCCCGGAAGGAAAGGGAAAGGACtcaacgagcagcagcagcagcagccgagcCGAGCAGAGCAGCAGTAGAAGTAAACGCCTTTCGCCGGCTCGATCGGACAGTGCGTCCACCAGCCAACGGATCAGCACGCacacgacgacggcgacgacggtTAGCAGCATTCCCACAACCTACCCAGCCGGGAAAATGATGTTTCCGGACCAGATGCGCTCCGTTTCTCCGTCGGACCGCTTGGCGCACGAGCGCTATATGCAGATACGGGTGGAAAAAATCGCCATCACGCAAGAGCTGGATTCGCTGCGCCAACGCTTTGACTACCGCAAGGGATCGCGGGTCGATGCGTTGCGCGATCTGCTTGCCGGGCTGAACCGTGAGCAGCGGGAGATACAGATACAGCTGGAGGCCAAGTGGCGCTTCAGAATGCCGGAAGATGTCAACTACGCGGGAAGCTCCTTCGATgcttcaccatcaccaccggcAAGGCGGCAAAATGTTCGATCACGCTCGCGCTCACCACGCCGTTCACCCCGTCGTTCACCTCACCGTTCATACCACCGTTCGCCCTACCGGTCACTGTCACGTTCGCGCTCTCCGTCACCGCGCAATTATGGTCGCTCGCGATCACGCTCCCGATCACGCTCGCGGTCTCACGGCCGTTCGCGACAGCTGACCCGGTCCCGGACGCGGTCGCCCGTGCGCTGGTCGCGAACATCCCGTTCGCCTTCTCCCCAGTTCTACCGCCAGAGGCGGCGCCGTTCAAGGACCCCATCCAGAGAGGCCCGGCCGCCGTCAGAACCAAGGCGAGGATATTCCTTGGAACGGGACATGTACAACATTGGACGCTATAACACAAAGCATCAGAAGCACACGGTGTTCGTCGGCAACGTTAGCAGCAAGATGTCAGAAAGAGAGATTGAGGAAATATTTGCCCGCTACGGGCGGCTGGAGAATGTGGACTTTGCGCGCCGTAAACGGTTCGGCGAAGTGTACTTCAACTACTCCAACCGCGACCATGCCTTCAAAGCGCTGGAGATGAACAACGTCAAAATAATGGGACGCCGCTTGCGCGTCTCGTTCAATTCGGAAAAACCGATCCACCGAGAGGGATACACAATCTACTACACCATGAGGCAAC CGACCGACGAACAGACAATTTATCAATCATATGAATCGTACGGCGAGATTGATTTCATTTGGTACCCAGAAAACGGGTTGTTTGGTACCATCACTTTCCGGCGGGCCGAATCTGCCACGGAGGCACTTGCAGTGAACGAGCTCAGCGATGGAACAACTATTCGTCCTAAACCTTTCATTGACAAAGTTAGGCACGTCCAATAA